The Brassica napus cultivar Da-Ae chromosome C7, Da-Ae, whole genome shotgun sequence genome has a segment encoding these proteins:
- the LOC106407436 gene encoding pollen-specific leucine-rich repeat extensin-like protein 3 isoform X1 yields MGSNEREDHTTTTRQHHPPHISSLVVRTSGSNDGEVDRLAATGDVSRDRPSFSRSDRHKADNGHRTRPSSTSPPRRPYEDHRHVSDLNHSGAAPPRGREFSGRRESSGRYRDYSPPRHVRGGAGGRRFDGPEPAHKVQPRDGDWYCLDPLCRNLNFARREVCYKCKRHRYARPNSPPPPPMNISPRRDFNGYRSSPPRGYPRDYPPPRLDHPTWRDRDRDRLRYSDLEYPPNRRIVSDWVHPQPLPKPHYERRPPLGPPRGGRWERRHSRERSRSPPLRDGPPPPHPMRGGGQPLHPMRSRSPPLRDGPPPPHPMRGGPPPLRDYRRDSCFDRRGDRDRM; encoded by the exons ATGGGTTCTAATGAAAGAGAGGATCATACGACGACGACGCGGCAGCATCACCCGCCTCACATTAGCAGTCTCGTCGTGCGTACGTCCGGAAGCAACGACGGAGAAGTTGACCGCCTCGCCGCCACCGGAGATGTCTCCCGTGACCGGCCTTCATTTTCTCGCTCGGATCGTCATAAGGCTGACAATG gACATAGAACTCGTCCAAGTTCCACCTCACCACCCCGTCGTCCATACGAAGATCACCGACACGTCTCTGATCTAAACCATTCAGGTGCGGCGCCGCCTCGTGGGCGTGAGTTCAGCGGCAGGAGGGAATCTTCTGGGAGATACAGAGACTATTCACCACCACGCCATGTTAGAGGTGGAGCTGGTGGTCGTCGTTTTGATGGGCCTGAACCTGCTCACAAGGTGCAACCAAGAGATGGGGATTGGTACTGTCTAGATCCATT ATGCAGAAACTTGAACTTTGCGAGGCGAGAAGTGTGTTACAAGTGCAAGAGGCATCGCTATGCACGTCCCAATAGTCCGCCACCGCCTCCCATGAATATTTCTCCAAGAAGAGACTTCAACGGCTACAGGTCTTCTCCTCCACGTGGCTACCCTAGAGACTACCCTCCACCAAGACTTGACCATCCCACATGGAGAGACAGAGACCGTGACCGTCTGCGTTACTCAGATCTTGAGTACCCTCCTAACAGAAGAATAGTATCTGACTGGGTTCATCCTcaaccactcccaaaacctcaCTACGAGAGACGACCACCTCTCGGTCCACCGCGTGGGGGAAGATGGGAACGACGACATTCAAGAGAGAGGAGCAGATCGCCGCCATTGAGAGAcggtccaccaccaccacatcCAATGAGAGGAGGAGGTCAACCATTGCATCCAATGAGGAGCAGATCGCCACCATTGAGAGAcgg
- the LOC106407436 gene encoding eukaryotic translation initiation factor 3 subunit A isoform X2, protein MGSNEREDHTTTTRQHHPPHISSLVVRTSGSNDGEVDRLAATGDVSRDRPSFSRSDRHKADNGHRTRPSSTSPPRRPYEDHRHVSDLNHSGAAPPRGREFSGRRESSGRYRDYSPPRHVRGGAGGRRFDGPEPAHKVQPRDGDWYCLDPLCRNLNFARREVCYKCKRHRYARPNSPPPPPMNISPRRDFNGYRSSPPRGYPRDYPPPRLDHPTWRDRDRDRLRYSDLEYPPNRRIVSDWVHPQPLPKPHYERRPPLGPPRGGRWERRHSRERSRSPPLRDGPPPPHPMRGGPPPLRDYRRDSCFDRRGDRDRM, encoded by the exons ATGGGTTCTAATGAAAGAGAGGATCATACGACGACGACGCGGCAGCATCACCCGCCTCACATTAGCAGTCTCGTCGTGCGTACGTCCGGAAGCAACGACGGAGAAGTTGACCGCCTCGCCGCCACCGGAGATGTCTCCCGTGACCGGCCTTCATTTTCTCGCTCGGATCGTCATAAGGCTGACAATG gACATAGAACTCGTCCAAGTTCCACCTCACCACCCCGTCGTCCATACGAAGATCACCGACACGTCTCTGATCTAAACCATTCAGGTGCGGCGCCGCCTCGTGGGCGTGAGTTCAGCGGCAGGAGGGAATCTTCTGGGAGATACAGAGACTATTCACCACCACGCCATGTTAGAGGTGGAGCTGGTGGTCGTCGTTTTGATGGGCCTGAACCTGCTCACAAGGTGCAACCAAGAGATGGGGATTGGTACTGTCTAGATCCATT ATGCAGAAACTTGAACTTTGCGAGGCGAGAAGTGTGTTACAAGTGCAAGAGGCATCGCTATGCACGTCCCAATAGTCCGCCACCGCCTCCCATGAATATTTCTCCAAGAAGAGACTTCAACGGCTACAGGTCTTCTCCTCCACGTGGCTACCCTAGAGACTACCCTCCACCAAGACTTGACCATCCCACATGGAGAGACAGAGACCGTGACCGTCTGCGTTACTCAGATCTTGAGTACCCTCCTAACAGAAGAATAGTATCTGACTGGGTTCATCCTcaaccactcccaaaacctcaCTACGAGAGACGACCACCTCTCGGTCCACCGCGTGGGGGAAGATGGGAACGACGACATTCAAGAGAGAGGAGCAGATCGCCGCCATTGAGAGAcggtccaccaccaccac